The Pseudarthrobacter sp. NS4 genome includes a window with the following:
- the tatC gene encoding twin-arginine translocase subunit TatC, which yields MSLWDHLKELKNRLIKSAIGVVIGGIGGWILYDPLLKALADPVNRISQQTGGLSAINFGTIASPFDFKLQMSLLIGAVISSPIWIYQLWAFITPGLTSKERRYTLGYMAAAVPLFLAGIWMGWLVVPQVVRALTQFTPDGSSSVIDARTYIEFVTRMVLVLGIAFLVPVVLVGVNMAGVISGQTILKSWRITVFLVFVLAAIAAPGADAISMFMLAGPLLVLFFAAIGICLMNDKRRARREAKRAAETEATADVATPGSELKNL from the coding sequence ATGTCCCTGTGGGACCACCTCAAGGAGCTCAAGAACCGGCTGATCAAGTCGGCAATTGGCGTCGTCATTGGCGGCATCGGGGGCTGGATACTTTACGATCCGCTGCTGAAAGCGCTGGCCGATCCGGTCAACCGCATCTCGCAGCAAACCGGGGGACTGTCCGCAATCAACTTCGGCACCATTGCGTCCCCCTTTGACTTCAAGCTGCAGATGTCGCTCCTCATCGGAGCCGTGATATCCAGCCCCATCTGGATCTACCAGCTCTGGGCGTTTATTACCCCCGGCCTCACGTCCAAGGAACGCCGGTACACCCTGGGCTACATGGCCGCCGCTGTCCCGCTGTTCCTCGCCGGAATCTGGATGGGATGGCTCGTGGTACCCCAGGTGGTCCGGGCACTCACCCAGTTCACCCCCGACGGATCTTCGAGCGTCATTGATGCGCGCACCTACATCGAGTTCGTGACCCGAATGGTCCTGGTCCTCGGAATCGCGTTCCTGGTCCCGGTAGTGCTGGTCGGTGTCAATATGGCCGGCGTCATCTCCGGTCAGACCATCCTCAAGTCGTGGCGCATCACCGTCTTCCTGGTCTTCGTCCTGGCCGCCATTGCCGCCCCCGGGGCTGACGCTATATCCATGTTCATGCTGGCAGGACCGCTGCTTGTCCTGTTCTTTGCCGCCATCGGAATCTGCCTCATGAACGACAAGCGCCGCGCCCGCCGGGAAGCTAAACGCGCCGCGGAAACGGAGGCGACAGCAGACGTCGCCACCCCGGGCAGTGAGCTGAAGAACCTCTAA
- a CDS encoding FKBP-type peptidyl-prolyl cis-trans isomerase has translation MSFGQRDFDRQKPEIDFPEGDVPTELVITDLIEGDGREAKAGDTVSTHYVGVAWSTGEEFDASWGRGAPLDFRVGVGQVIQGWDQGLLGMKVGGRRRLEIPSELAYGSRGAGGAIKPNEALIFVVDLVGVR, from the coding sequence ATGTCGTTTGGACAGCGGGACTTTGACCGCCAGAAGCCCGAAATCGATTTTCCGGAAGGCGACGTCCCCACCGAACTGGTCATCACAGACCTAATCGAGGGTGACGGCCGCGAGGCCAAGGCAGGGGACACCGTCTCCACCCACTACGTCGGAGTGGCCTGGTCCACCGGTGAGGAATTTGACGCTTCCTGGGGCCGTGGAGCGCCGCTGGACTTCCGCGTGGGCGTGGGCCAGGTAATCCAGGGCTGGGACCAGGGCCTGCTGGGCATGAAGGTGGGCGGCCGCCGCCGCCTGGAAATCCCTTCCGAGCTGGCATATGGCTCCCGCGGCGCGGGCGGAGCGATCAAGCCCAATGAAGCCCTCATCTTCGTAGTGGACCTCGTGGGCGTCCGCTGA
- a CDS encoding helix-turn-helix transcriptional regulator, giving the protein MSVSRTERLLNLLIALLNTRYGLRRSELREKVYHDTSGNDVAFGRMFERDKNDLRQFGFDVETLTDMGWSEDDPATTRYRIGKESNRLPEVQLEPEEWTVLLLASQLWERAALGTAAQSALRKLQASGRMADVELPAGLQPRIKPAGQAFDDVVAAMHARHPVSFSYLAGSTGKEELRTVEPWGLGSRFGQWYLVGYDRARNAPRHFRLSRFTSAVTTLDKEQYSPPADFNIRQELDRLPELPLRTAVVDVREGRLLALRRRALEPSALDAAAYGAAALNREEAGYNRISLQFRDPETLAEELASYGPNVLAVFPEELAGAVRRRLKAAADFSASPLPDYSFSPARARPVRSRTSEDQLKRMLQLVPFLVHNQGLHIQDVARHFGVTRKELEDDLRILICSGLPEGYPDDLLDIQWENDHVFITQDLDLKRPVRFTVDEACALLTGLETLNGLPGIAEGGALESVTLKLLAAAGEEGLRAASLAGPEMEPADAAAHATVRQAIESRSQLHLTYLSPQRDNVTERDVDPLRLYSLDNTWYFEAYCHLVNGLRNFRLDRVQDVHPNGRPMAEGSTPSEGVPAKLFTPNDDDTTVTVQLTRQGRGLADDYYAERTAELPDGGLVADIRFGHTAWLPMFVAQHGGSARILAPEPLAAASREWLEASLARYGG; this is encoded by the coding sequence GTGTCCGTATCCCGCACTGAACGACTCCTTAATCTGCTGATCGCGCTCCTGAACACCCGGTATGGCCTGCGCCGCAGTGAATTGCGGGAAAAGGTGTATCACGACACGTCCGGCAATGACGTGGCTTTTGGCCGGATGTTCGAGCGTGACAAGAACGACCTGCGCCAGTTCGGGTTTGACGTGGAAACCCTGACCGACATGGGGTGGAGCGAGGACGACCCCGCCACCACCCGCTACCGCATCGGCAAGGAATCCAACCGCCTTCCGGAGGTCCAGCTCGAACCGGAGGAATGGACGGTGCTCCTCCTGGCCTCCCAGCTCTGGGAGCGCGCTGCCCTCGGCACGGCTGCGCAAAGCGCCCTCCGGAAGCTCCAGGCGTCCGGACGGATGGCGGACGTTGAATTGCCTGCGGGCCTCCAGCCGCGGATCAAGCCTGCCGGGCAGGCCTTTGACGACGTGGTGGCGGCCATGCATGCGCGGCATCCGGTCAGTTTCAGTTACCTTGCCGGCAGCACGGGGAAGGAAGAGTTGCGAACCGTGGAGCCGTGGGGCCTCGGCAGCAGGTTCGGACAGTGGTACCTGGTGGGCTATGACCGCGCCCGGAATGCGCCCAGGCACTTCCGGCTGTCCCGCTTTACCAGTGCCGTGACCACCCTGGACAAGGAGCAGTACTCGCCACCGGCGGACTTCAACATCCGGCAGGAACTGGACCGCCTCCCCGAACTGCCGCTCCGTACCGCCGTCGTGGATGTCAGGGAAGGCCGCCTGCTCGCCCTCCGGCGCCGGGCGCTTGAGCCCTCCGCGCTTGATGCTGCCGCGTATGGCGCTGCCGCGTTGAACCGTGAGGAAGCCGGCTATAACCGGATCAGCCTGCAGTTCCGCGACCCGGAAACCCTTGCCGAGGAACTCGCGTCATATGGGCCCAATGTCCTGGCCGTTTTCCCCGAAGAGCTCGCCGGCGCCGTCCGCCGGAGGCTCAAGGCGGCCGCCGACTTCAGCGCATCACCGCTGCCTGACTACTCGTTTTCGCCGGCGCGGGCGCGCCCGGTCCGCTCCAGGACCTCAGAGGACCAGCTCAAACGCATGCTCCAGTTGGTTCCCTTCCTGGTGCACAACCAGGGCCTGCATATCCAGGACGTAGCCAGGCACTTCGGAGTGACCCGGAAGGAGCTTGAGGACGACCTTCGGATCCTCATTTGCTCCGGACTGCCCGAGGGGTATCCGGATGACCTCCTGGACATCCAGTGGGAAAACGACCATGTTTTCATAACCCAGGACCTGGACCTCAAGAGACCGGTCCGGTTCACCGTGGACGAGGCCTGCGCGCTCCTCACGGGCCTTGAGACCCTGAACGGCCTGCCGGGCATCGCCGAGGGCGGGGCCCTGGAATCAGTGACCCTCAAGCTTCTGGCGGCCGCCGGAGAGGAGGGGCTCAGGGCAGCATCCCTTGCCGGCCCGGAGATGGAGCCAGCCGATGCCGCCGCGCACGCCACTGTGCGGCAAGCGATCGAGTCCCGCTCCCAGCTTCACCTGACATACCTGTCACCGCAGCGGGACAACGTCACAGAACGGGATGTGGATCCACTGCGGCTCTACTCCCTCGATAACACCTGGTACTTCGAGGCGTATTGCCACCTGGTCAACGGACTGCGGAACTTCCGCCTGGACCGCGTCCAGGACGTGCATCCGAACGGGCGGCCCATGGCAGAGGGCAGCACGCCCTCCGAAGGTGTCCCCGCCAAGCTTTTTACACCGAACGACGACGACACCACCGTCACGGTCCAGCTCACCCGGCAGGGGAGGGGGCTGGCGGATGATTATTATGCGGAGCGGACAGCAGAACTTCCCGACGGCGGACTGGTAGCCGACATAAGGTTCGGCCACACCGCATGGCTGCCCATGTTTGTTGCCCAGCACGGCGGTTCCGCCCGCATCCTGGCGCCGGAGCCCTTGGCCGCAGCGTCGCGGGAATGGCTGGAGGCGTCGTTGGCCAGGTACGGCGGCTAG
- the pafA gene encoding Pup--protein ligase: MDKRIFGIETEFGISYSSPDSRPLAPEEVARYLFRKVVSWGRSSNVFLTNGSRLYLDVGSHPEYATAECDDLAQLIAHDRAGELILDDLVDEAQARLAAEGFNGTVYLFKNNTDSAGNSYGSHENYLIPRRGEFSRLAEILIPFLVTRQLIAGAGKILKTPHGATYAFSQRADHIWEGVSSATTRSRPIINTRDEPHADAEFYRRLHVIVGDSNMSESTALMKVGTVDLVLRMIEAGVIMRDMRMENPIRSIREISHDLSGRALVRLANGRQLTALEIQQEYLTKVTAFVKEHGAHNPHVPLILDLWERTLKAIESGDSRSIDTEIDWAIKKKLMDNYRARHGLGLDAPRIAQLDLTYHDISRGRGLYYLLQSRGAVRRIVDDTVIKDAVDVPPQTTRAKLRGDFVRRAQELGRDYTVDWVHLKLNDRAHQTILCKDPFRSVDERVDALLDSMG, translated from the coding sequence ATGGACAAGAGAATTTTCGGGATCGAAACCGAATTCGGGATTTCGTATTCGAGTCCCGACTCCAGGCCTCTTGCTCCCGAGGAGGTGGCCCGGTACCTCTTCCGCAAGGTAGTCAGCTGGGGGCGATCCTCCAACGTGTTCCTTACCAACGGCTCCAGGCTGTACCTGGACGTCGGCTCCCACCCTGAATACGCTACGGCGGAATGTGACGACCTTGCACAGCTGATCGCCCACGACCGTGCCGGGGAGCTGATCCTTGACGACCTCGTGGACGAGGCCCAGGCCCGGCTTGCCGCTGAAGGTTTTAACGGCACCGTATATCTGTTCAAGAACAACACCGATTCCGCCGGAAACTCCTACGGCAGCCACGAGAACTACCTCATTCCACGCCGCGGCGAATTCTCGAGGCTGGCTGAGATCCTGATTCCGTTCCTGGTCACGCGGCAGCTCATCGCCGGCGCCGGCAAGATCCTCAAGACTCCGCATGGGGCCACCTATGCTTTCTCCCAGCGCGCCGACCACATCTGGGAGGGCGTTTCCTCCGCCACCACGCGGTCCCGTCCCATTATCAACACCCGGGACGAGCCGCACGCCGACGCCGAGTTCTACCGCCGCCTGCACGTGATTGTGGGCGACTCGAACATGTCCGAATCCACGGCCCTCATGAAAGTGGGCACCGTCGACCTTGTGCTGCGCATGATCGAAGCCGGTGTCATCATGCGGGACATGCGGATGGAAAACCCCATCCGCAGCATCCGCGAAATCTCGCACGACCTCAGTGGCAGGGCCCTTGTCCGGCTGGCCAACGGGCGCCAGCTCACCGCCCTTGAAATTCAGCAGGAGTACCTGACCAAGGTTACGGCTTTCGTGAAAGAGCATGGTGCGCACAACCCCCACGTTCCGCTGATCCTTGATCTGTGGGAGCGCACGCTTAAGGCCATTGAGAGCGGTGACTCCCGCAGCATCGACACCGAAATTGATTGGGCCATCAAGAAGAAGCTGATGGACAACTACCGCGCGCGCCACGGGCTGGGCCTCGACGCGCCACGGATAGCCCAGCTTGACCTGACGTACCACGACATTTCCCGCGGCCGCGGCCTCTACTATCTGCTGCAGTCCCGTGGTGCCGTGCGGCGGATCGTGGATGACACTGTCATCAAGGATGCCGTTGATGTCCCGCCGCAGACCACACGCGCCAAGCTGCGAGGGGACTTCGTACGCCGTGCCCAGGAACTGGGCCGTGACTACACGGTGGACTGGGTCCACCTGAAGCTAAACGACCGGGCCCACCAGACCATCCTGTGCAAGGATCCCTTCCGCAGCGTCGACGAGCGCGTGGACGCCCTTCTTGACTCTATGGGCTGA
- the prcA gene encoding proteasome subunit alpha, giving the protein MTQQFYVSPEQLMKDRADFARKGIARGRSVVVISCADGIALVAENPSPSLHKIGEIYDKIAFAAVGKYNEFESLRQAGVRYADVRGYSYDREDVTARGLASVYAQSLGAVFTAEQKPFEVELAVAEVGPTQEEDHLYRLTFDGSIADEHSFVVMGGQADKVSKAIEGGWRSSLNFSEAVQLAMSGLTPTAETDEQAKALPARALEVAVLDRLSESSRGSRRAFRRLNDADITALLA; this is encoded by the coding sequence ATGACCCAGCAGTTCTATGTCTCGCCCGAGCAGCTGATGAAGGACCGTGCGGATTTCGCGCGGAAAGGCATCGCCCGCGGCAGGTCCGTTGTGGTCATCAGCTGCGCGGACGGCATCGCGCTCGTGGCGGAAAACCCCTCACCCTCCCTGCACAAAATAGGGGAGATCTACGACAAAATCGCCTTCGCCGCCGTCGGAAAGTACAACGAGTTTGAAAGCCTCCGGCAAGCCGGCGTCAGGTACGCGGATGTCCGCGGGTACTCCTACGATCGTGAGGACGTCACCGCCCGGGGCCTGGCCAGCGTTTATGCGCAGAGCCTGGGCGCCGTGTTCACCGCAGAGCAGAAACCGTTCGAGGTGGAACTGGCGGTCGCCGAAGTCGGACCCACCCAGGAAGAGGACCACCTCTACCGGCTGACGTTTGACGGCTCCATCGCCGATGAACACAGCTTCGTGGTCATGGGCGGCCAGGCGGACAAGGTCTCTAAGGCCATCGAGGGTGGCTGGCGCAGCTCCCTCAATTTCTCCGAAGCCGTGCAGCTGGCCATGTCAGGCCTGACCCCCACGGCCGAAACAGATGAACAGGCCAAGGCATTGCCGGCAAGGGCGCTGGAAGTCGCAGTTCTGGACAGGTTGTCCGAGAGTTCCCGCGGATCCCGCCGCGCCTTCCGCCGGTTGAACGACGCGGACATCACTGCACTGCTGGCCTAG
- a CDS encoding ubiquitin-like protein Pup translates to MAGQEQQQPQSRDSQVDEDIPEAPPAPPEAQASASTEGVDDLLDEIDGVLESNAEEFVRAFVQKGGQ, encoded by the coding sequence ATGGCAGGCCAGGAGCAGCAGCAGCCGCAATCACGCGACAGCCAGGTCGACGAAGACATTCCTGAGGCGCCGCCCGCACCGCCGGAAGCCCAGGCTTCGGCATCCACGGAAGGCGTGGACGACCTGCTCGACGAAATCGACGGCGTCCTGGAATCCAACGCTGAAGAATTCGTCCGGGCGTTCGTCCAAAAAGGCGGCCAGTAA
- the prcB gene encoding proteasome subunit beta, translating to MQESTANQVAANATSSFTEHLQRDRPELLPFDRSYQGGASAAAPLQVPHATTIVAMSYDGGVLMAGDRRATMGNVIASRHIEKVFPADRFSVLGIAGTAGIAIDLTRLFQVELEHYEKIEGTLLSLEGKANRLGAMIRGNLPLALQGLAVVPLFAGFDNSAGVGRLFSYDVTGGRYEEHEHHTVGSGSVFARGALKKLWRPNLNAAEALSVAVESLYDAADDDSATGGPDTVRQLWPVVYTVDSSGARRVPDPELAAASRNVIEARTAAGREA from the coding sequence GTGCAGGAATCAACCGCCAACCAGGTAGCCGCAAACGCCACCTCGTCCTTTACCGAACACCTGCAGCGGGACCGGCCGGAGCTTCTGCCCTTTGACCGGTCTTATCAGGGCGGTGCGTCCGCGGCCGCTCCGCTGCAGGTGCCGCACGCCACCACCATTGTTGCCATGAGCTACGACGGCGGAGTGCTGATGGCCGGGGACCGGCGGGCCACCATGGGCAACGTCATAGCCAGCAGGCACATCGAGAAGGTGTTCCCCGCAGACCGGTTTTCGGTGCTGGGCATCGCAGGAACTGCCGGCATAGCCATTGACCTCACGCGGCTGTTCCAAGTGGAACTCGAGCACTACGAAAAGATCGAAGGCACGCTCCTCAGCCTCGAAGGCAAGGCCAACAGGCTCGGGGCCATGATCCGCGGCAACCTCCCGCTCGCCCTGCAAGGCCTGGCCGTAGTACCCCTTTTCGCCGGTTTCGACAACAGCGCCGGTGTGGGCAGGCTCTTCTCCTACGACGTCACCGGCGGCAGGTACGAGGAACACGAACATCACACGGTAGGGTCCGGGTCCGTCTTCGCCCGGGGAGCCCTGAAAAAACTATGGCGGCCCAATCTCAATGCCGCCGAGGCCCTCTCCGTCGCAGTGGAATCCCTGTACGACGCCGCAGACGACGATTCAGCCACCGGTGGCCCCGACACCGTCCGCCAGCTCTGGCCGGTGGTGTACACAGTAGACAGCTCGGGCGCCCGCCGTGTTCCCGACCCCGAACTCGCGGCTGCCTCAAGGAACGTCATCGAAGCCCGCACCGCTGCCGGACGGGAGGCCTGA
- a CDS encoding DEAD/DEAH box helicase, translating into MSSNTGPLSTGPSSSGPFSTAPSDPEELSPAERYRASAERRAEAATDLGAFIRTLDFELDDFQRQACRSLQDGRGVLVAAPTGAGKTIVGEFAIYLALQRGLKAFYTTPIKALSNQKFTELTEKYGAQNVGLLTGDTSINGDAPVVVMTTEVLRNMLYSDSATLGDLGYVVMDEVHYLADRFRGAVWEEVIIHLPSEVQVVSLSATVSNAEEFGAWLDTVRGDTDIIVSEHRPVPLWQHVMVGRQIMDLFAGETTFDEIAPPVDPDDPQQVPAKEAAAKSRGFDVNPDLLAVARSEIQQSFRSRPGPGGRGQRGRRGNDRPGRPGDERGVRPASRPQVIASLDRMDLLPAITFIFSRAGCDVAVAQCVGSGLWLTTEKEQRIIAQRVDEAGQDIPPDDLDVLGFWTWRDGLLRGFAAHHAGMLPTFKEVVEKLFADGLVKAVFATETLALGVNMPARSVVLEKLDKFNGEAHVDITAGEYTQLTGRAGRRGIDVEGHAVVLWQPGTDPTAVAGLASRRTYPLNSSFRPTYNMSINLLAQFGRARAREILESSFAQFQADRSVVGLARQVRSREESLAGYAKSMTCHLGDFTEYARLRRELSDAESVTSRTKSRARKSLSDDSLARLLPGDVVNVPGGRAPGPAIVLSSDHSSREPRPAVLTLDNQLRRIGTDDLEGPISPVTRIRIPKSFNAKVPKSRRDLASSARNALRENRPPAPGHNRNNDFGLAAALPNQEKRIADLRRALRAHPCHGCSEREDHARWSERWWKLRRETDGLVRQIQGRTNTIAKTFDRVCDVLSAYGYLEAAGDGGLVISSDGQRLRRIYGEKDLLISQSLRLGAFEDLDAAEVAALASVLVYQAKREDRGLRPRMPSISLETSVDIVVREWSALEDVEEENKLPLTGEPELGLVWPIYKWARGRHLQDVLSGTDLAAGDFVRWVKQVIDLLDQLAKIPGLDPRLARLCAEAISLIRRGVVAYSSVL; encoded by the coding sequence ATGTCCTCCAACACCGGGCCGCTCTCCACAGGTCCATCCTCCAGCGGACCTTTCTCCACAGCGCCCAGCGATCCTGAAGAGCTCTCACCCGCAGAAAGATACCGTGCCAGCGCCGAACGCAGGGCCGAGGCGGCCACGGATCTGGGAGCGTTCATCCGCACCCTGGACTTCGAGCTGGACGACTTCCAGCGTCAAGCGTGCCGCTCCCTGCAGGACGGCAGGGGAGTGCTGGTGGCAGCGCCAACCGGCGCCGGAAAAACCATCGTGGGGGAGTTCGCCATCTACCTGGCTCTCCAGCGCGGCCTCAAGGCTTTCTACACCACCCCCATCAAGGCGCTGAGCAACCAGAAGTTCACCGAACTCACGGAAAAGTACGGTGCCCAAAACGTGGGGCTGCTGACTGGCGACACCAGCATTAACGGAGATGCTCCCGTAGTGGTCATGACCACCGAGGTCCTCCGGAACATGCTCTATTCAGACTCGGCCACCCTGGGCGACCTGGGCTACGTGGTGATGGATGAGGTGCATTACCTCGCCGACCGCTTCCGGGGTGCTGTCTGGGAAGAAGTGATCATTCATCTTCCCAGCGAGGTGCAGGTGGTCTCCCTCAGCGCCACTGTCTCCAATGCCGAGGAGTTTGGTGCCTGGCTGGACACGGTCCGCGGCGATACGGACATCATTGTCTCCGAGCACCGCCCGGTGCCGCTCTGGCAGCACGTCATGGTTGGCCGGCAGATCATGGATCTGTTCGCCGGGGAAACCACGTTCGACGAAATCGCCCCGCCCGTGGATCCCGACGACCCACAGCAGGTGCCGGCAAAAGAGGCTGCTGCCAAGAGCCGCGGCTTCGACGTCAATCCCGACCTGCTGGCAGTTGCCCGCAGCGAAATCCAGCAAAGCTTCCGCAGCAGGCCCGGCCCGGGCGGCCGCGGCCAGCGTGGGCGCCGTGGCAATGACCGGCCCGGCCGGCCCGGAGACGAAAGGGGAGTGCGGCCCGCCAGCCGTCCCCAGGTGATTGCGAGCCTCGACCGCATGGACCTGCTGCCGGCCATCACCTTCATCTTTTCCCGGGCCGGCTGCGACGTGGCCGTGGCCCAGTGCGTCGGGTCCGGGTTGTGGCTGACCACCGAAAAAGAGCAGCGGATCATCGCCCAGCGGGTTGACGAGGCCGGACAGGACATTCCGCCGGACGACCTGGACGTCCTGGGCTTCTGGACGTGGCGGGACGGGTTGCTGCGGGGTTTTGCCGCCCACCATGCGGGCATGCTGCCCACGTTCAAGGAAGTGGTGGAGAAGCTCTTCGCCGACGGCCTGGTCAAGGCGGTCTTCGCCACGGAGACCCTTGCCCTCGGCGTCAACATGCCTGCCCGGTCAGTGGTGCTGGAAAAGCTGGACAAGTTCAACGGCGAAGCCCATGTGGACATCACAGCCGGGGAGTACACCCAGCTGACCGGACGCGCCGGCCGGCGCGGGATCGACGTCGAAGGCCACGCCGTGGTGCTGTGGCAGCCCGGGACGGACCCGACGGCAGTGGCCGGCCTTGCGTCAAGGCGCACCTACCCCCTGAACTCAAGTTTCCGGCCGACGTACAACATGAGCATTAATCTCCTGGCGCAGTTCGGCCGGGCGCGGGCGCGCGAGATCCTGGAATCCTCCTTCGCGCAGTTCCAGGCCGACCGCTCGGTGGTGGGGCTGGCCAGGCAGGTACGCAGCAGGGAGGAATCCCTCGCCGGGTACGCCAAGTCCATGACGTGCCACCTCGGCGACTTTACCGAGTACGCCCGGCTGCGGCGCGAGCTTTCCGACGCCGAAAGCGTCACGTCCCGTACCAAGTCGCGTGCCCGAAAGTCACTGAGCGATGATTCCCTGGCCAGGTTGTTGCCCGGCGACGTGGTGAATGTTCCTGGCGGGAGGGCACCGGGACCGGCGATTGTGCTCAGTTCGGACCACAGCAGCCGTGAGCCGCGGCCGGCAGTCCTGACGCTTGACAACCAGTTGCGCAGGATCGGGACGGACGACCTGGAGGGCCCCATTTCGCCCGTGACCAGGATCCGCATCCCGAAGTCCTTCAACGCCAAGGTGCCGAAGTCGCGGCGTGACCTGGCGTCCTCAGCACGCAACGCCCTCCGGGAAAACCGGCCGCCCGCCCCCGGCCACAACCGCAACAATGATTTCGGTCTGGCGGCAGCCCTGCCCAACCAGGAGAAGCGTATCGCCGATCTCCGGCGTGCCCTTCGCGCCCACCCCTGTCATGGGTGCAGCGAACGCGAAGACCATGCGCGCTGGTCGGAGAGGTGGTGGAAGCTTCGGCGGGAAACGGATGGCCTGGTCCGGCAGATCCAGGGCCGCACCAACACCATCGCCAAGACCTTCGACCGCGTCTGCGATGTCCTGTCCGCCTACGGATACCTGGAAGCCGCCGGTGACGGCGGGCTGGTGATCAGCTCCGATGGCCAGCGCCTGCGGCGCATTTACGGTGAGAAGGACCTGCTGATCTCCCAGTCGCTGAGGCTCGGCGCCTTCGAGGACCTGGACGCTGCCGAAGTTGCAGCCCTCGCCAGCGTGCTGGTGTACCAGGCCAAGCGGGAGGACCGGGGGCTCCGGCCCCGGATGCCCAGTATCTCCCTGGAAACTTCGGTGGACATTGTGGTGCGTGAATGGTCAGCCCTGGAGGATGTGGAAGAGGAAAACAAGCTTCCGCTGACCGGCGAGCCCGAGCTGGGGCTGGTGTGGCCCATCTACAAGTGGGCGCGCGGCCGCCATCTTCAGGACGTGCTGAGCGGCACCGACCTTGCGGCGGGCGACTTTGTACGGTGGGTCAAGCAGGTGATTGACCTGCTGGACCAGCTTGCCAAGATCCCCGGCCTCGATCCCCGTCTCGCCCGGCTGTGTGCCGAGGCGATTTCCCTGATCCGCCGCGGCGTCGTGGCCTATTCCTCCGTCCTTTAA
- the tatA gene encoding Sec-independent protein translocase subunit TatA, whose amino-acid sequence MGRLFDGPWPIVIIIVVALLLFAAPKLPAMARSLGQSMRIIKSEVKEMKNDGKTDTTDASGPVEGTVVNHPKAKPGEPTDGTDVPPSTRA is encoded by the coding sequence ATGGGAAGACTCTTTGATGGCCCTTGGCCCATCGTCATTATCATCGTTGTTGCATTGCTGCTATTTGCCGCCCCTAAGCTTCCGGCTATGGCGCGCAGCCTCGGCCAGTCGATGCGGATCATAAAGTCCGAGGTCAAGGAAATGAAGAACGACGGCAAAACCGACACCACCGACGCCTCGGGTCCGGTGGAAGGCACCGTCGTGAACCACCCCAAGGCGAAGCCCGGTGAGCCGACAGACGGCACTGACGTTCCGCCGTCGACCCGCGCCTGA
- a CDS encoding FKBP-type peptidyl-prolyl cis-trans isomerase, with protein sequence MRRLLAILLPGLLLLTACSGSPAEPEPTSQSAGETAKFDSLKLTDNGDKKAPGVEFDKPLEVAEPTVKVVSEGSGEAVKANQIANISILALNAADGSTLEDTFPNDPEPLELDEELKTGSPVIYNAFVGAKVGSSLALAVPGQAATAGAEAQPTQLLVIKVLSTTDVTPALEKPEGETVTPPAGLPTVKENNGVPEISVEGVEAPSELVSQDLIKGNGATVKETDTLTVNYVGVNLVGGTKFDSSFDRGEPASFALNQVIKGWTQGLTGKAVGSRVLLVIPKDLAYGEAGQGEAKGDLVFVVDILGAK encoded by the coding sequence GTGCGCCGACTACTAGCAATCCTTCTTCCCGGTCTGCTGCTGCTTACTGCCTGCAGCGGCTCGCCCGCGGAGCCGGAACCCACCAGCCAGTCCGCTGGCGAAACTGCAAAGTTCGACTCCCTCAAACTGACTGACAACGGGGACAAAAAAGCTCCCGGCGTGGAATTCGACAAGCCGCTGGAAGTGGCGGAACCGACAGTCAAGGTTGTCAGCGAGGGCAGCGGGGAGGCCGTGAAGGCGAACCAGATCGCCAACATCTCGATCCTTGCCCTTAACGCCGCCGACGGCTCCACCCTTGAGGATACGTTCCCGAACGATCCCGAACCTCTCGAGCTTGACGAAGAGCTGAAGACCGGCAGCCCCGTCATCTACAACGCCTTTGTAGGTGCGAAGGTTGGCTCCAGCCTCGCGCTGGCCGTGCCCGGACAGGCGGCTACCGCCGGAGCTGAAGCACAGCCCACCCAGTTGCTCGTTATCAAGGTCCTGTCCACCACGGACGTAACGCCGGCCCTCGAAAAGCCCGAAGGCGAGACCGTCACCCCGCCCGCAGGGCTGCCCACGGTCAAGGAAAACAACGGGGTTCCCGAAATCTCGGTTGAAGGCGTCGAAGCTCCCAGCGAACTGGTGTCCCAGGACCTCATCAAGGGCAACGGTGCCACCGTCAAGGAAACCGATACCCTCACCGTCAACTACGTGGGCGTCAACCTTGTGGGCGGCACGAAGTTTGACTCGAGCTTCGACCGTGGCGAGCCCGCGAGCTTCGCTCTGAACCAGGTCATCAAGGGTTGGACCCAGGGCCTCACCGGCAAGGCCGTCGGCTCCCGCGTCCTGCTGGTGATCCCCAAGGACCTTGCATACGGCGAGGCGGGCCAGGGCGAGGCCAAGGGTGACCTGGTGTTCGTAGTGGACATCCTCGGCGCCAAGTAG